The proteins below come from a single Aptenodytes patagonicus chromosome 2, bAptPat1.pri.cur, whole genome shotgun sequence genomic window:
- the TMPPE gene encoding transmembrane protein with metallophosphoesterase domain, whose translation MISFKQLPLEAKAAVAAGVVFFSMMLSRSYLAEQLELRMRRWLLRLQMAVFANALMLIGSLHVWRSTVTTFSRSSAASSFFFTPWKIAVFTFLALAHSSFFTLLFLVAEEPYFLSLAAYTCLGAYIILIFFLFTLGSVEQAYKFLAGRGAKAGTGNKNSRTAMKAVLAVMLTVVLTVVGLLNASRPPTVNSVEVPLHKLPSTMNNLKVVLLSDIHLGPTVGKTKLAMIVRMVKALKPDITVIVGDLTDSEAEIIRPAVEPLGELNSPLGTYFVTGNHEYYTSDVSNWFELLKSFNIRPLHNENVKIVSPKSTDDWFCLAGVDDIEADVLRYSGHGMDLKKALRDCSSEHAIVLLAHQPIAAKWALQERPDINLILSGHTHGGQMFPLNAGAYFLNPFFVGLYKVGQNTFVYVSPGTMYFGIPMRLGSRAEITEIILCSP comes from the coding sequence atgatctccttcaagcaactgcctcttgaagcaaaggctgcagtggctgcaggagtggttttcttctccatgatgctatcacggagttacctggcagaacaactcgagctcaggatgcggcgttggcttctaaggctgcagatggcagtatttgctaatgcactcatgttgataggatctcttcatgtttggagaagcacagtcaccacgttctccaggtcttcagctgccagctccttctttttcacgccatggaaaatagctgtgttcACGTTTCTAGCTTTGGCTCATTCAAGCTTCTTTACATTGCTATTTCTTGTTGCAGAAGAGCCATATTTCTTGTCTTTAGCTGCCTACACTTGCCTGGGAGCCTATATAATTCttatcttcttcctcttcactctAGGCTCTGTAGAGCAGGCTTACAAGTTCTTGGCTGGGAGAGGTGCTAAGGCAGGTACTGGCAACAAGAACAGCAGAACAGCAATGAAAGCAGTTTTGGCAGTCATGCTGACTGTTGTGCTGACTGTTGTCGGGCTGTTAAATGCTTCCCGGCCTCCCACTGTGAATTCAGTGGAGGTTCCACTTCACAAGCTGCCCTCAACAATGAATAATCTGAAAGTAGTGTTGCTTTCAGATATCCATCTGGGTCCTACAGTTGGGAAGACCAAGCTTGCCATGATTGTAAGAATGGTTAAGGCTTTGAAACCAGATATCACCGTGATTGTTGGGGACCTGACTGACTCTGAGGCAGAGATCATACGACCTGCTGTTGAGCCTCTTGGAGAACTTAACTCCCCTTTGGGGACTTACTTTGTCACAGGAAACCATGAGTACTACACATCAGATGTTAGCAACTGGTTTGAGCTGTTAAAATCATTCAACATTCGGCCACTGCATAATGAGAATGTGAAGATTGTTTCACCGAAGAGCACTGATGACTGGTTCTGCCTGGCTGGCGTTGATGATATTGAAGCAGATGTACTGCGCTACTCGGGGCATggcatggatttaaaaaaagctCTCAGAGATTGTAGCAGTGAGCATGCAATAGTGCTGTTAGCTCATCAGCCGATTGCTGCAAAGTGGGCCCTTCAGGAGAGACCAGACATAAATTTAATTCTCTCTGGCCATACTCACGGAGGGCAGATGTTCCCACTAAATGCTGGGGCTTATTTTCTGAATCCCTTCTTTGTTGGCTTGTACAAAGTTGGGCAGAACACCTTTGTCTACGTCAGTCCGGGGACGATGTACTTTGGAATACCCATgaggctgggcagcagagctgaaatAACAGAGATAATTCTATGTTCTCCTTGA